In Glycine max cultivar Williams 82 chromosome 7, Glycine_max_v4.0, whole genome shotgun sequence, a single window of DNA contains:
- the LOC100811865 gene encoding putative pentatricopeptide repeat-containing protein At1g12700, mitochondrial, translating into MRHIALFRFYFPFNTTHFRIMLRGRARASLHWFPLLLLPHFGSLSNSTHFRSSSNFTNRAQFLDSMRDLKSEEAALSFFHKMVVMNPLPREKDFTKLFGIIVKMKHYATTISLIKHIYSLGIKPDVYTLTIIINCLCHLNHTVFGFSVLGVMFKIGVDPTVVTFATLINGLCAEGNVARAARFADSLEDMGHQSNSYTYGAIINGLCKAGDTSGAILYLEKIKGRNCDLDVVIAYSTIMDSLCKDGMVCEALNLFSGMTSKGIQPDLVAYNSLIHGLCNFGRWKEATTLLGNMMRKGIMPNVQTFNVLVDNFCKDGMISRAKTIMGFMVHVGVEPDVVTYNSVISGHCLLSQMGDAVKVFELMIHKGFLPNLVTYSSLIHGWCKTKNINKALFLLGEMVNSGLNPDVVTWSTLIGGFCKAGKPEAAKELFCTMHEHDQHPNLQTCAIILDGLFKCQFHSEAISLFREMEKMNLELNVVIYNIVLDGMCSFGKLNDAQELFSCLPSKGIKIDVVAYTTMIKGLCKEGLLDDAENLLMKMEENGCLPNEFTYNVFVRGLLQRYDISRSTKYLLLMKGKGLSADATTTELLISYFSANKENSALHVFLQEFV; encoded by the coding sequence ATGCGGCACATTGCACTTTTTAGGTTTTACTTTCCCTTCAACACTACACATTTCAGAATAATGTTGCGAGGAAGAGCAAGAGCTTCCCTTCATTGGttccctcttcttcttcttccacacTTCGGTTCTCTTTCAAATTCCACACACTTTCGTTCTTCTTCAAACTTCACAAACAGAGCCCAATTCCTTGATTCCATGAGAGACCTCAAAAGTGAAGAAGCTGCTCTGAGTTTCTTCCACAAAATGGTTGTCATGAACCCTCTCCCTCGCGAGAAGGATTTCACCAAATTGTTCGGCATCATCGTGAAGATGAAACATTACGCAACCACCATTTCCCTTATCAAACACATATATTCATTAGGGATCAAACCCGATGTGTACACACTCACCATTATCATCAATTGTCTGTGCCATTTGAACCACACAGTGTTTGGGTTCTCTGTTTTGGGAGTCATGTTCAAAATTGGTGTGGACCCCACAGTGGTGACTTTTGCCACACTCATTAATGGGCTGTGTGCAGAAGGCAATGTGGCTCGAGCAGCCAGGTTTGCTGACAGTTTGGAAGACATGGGCCATCAATCCAACAGTTACACCTATGGCGCGATAATTAATGGATTGTGTAAGGCCGGTGACACGTCCGGTGCGATCTTGTATCTTGAGAAGATCAAGGGAAGAAACTGCGATTTGGATGTTGTTATAGCTTACAGCACAATCATGGACAGTCTTTGCAAGGATGGGATGGTATGCGAGGCTTTGAATTTGTTCTCCGGAATGACCAGTAAAGGTATTCAACCTGATCTTGTCGCTTATAATTCACTAATTCATGGCCTTTGCAACTTTGGTAGATGGAAAGAGGCTACAACTCTTTTGGGTAACATGATGAGGAAGGGAATCATGCCAAATGTGCAAACTTTTAATGTTTTAGTTGACAATTTTTGCAAAGATGGGATGATTTCGAGGGCAAAAACTATAATGGGTTTCATGGTCCATGTGGGAGTGGAACCTGATGTTGTTACATATAATTCGGTTATTAGTGGTCATTGTTTGCTAAGTCAAATGGGTGATGCTGTGAAAGTATTTGAGTTGATGATTCACAAGGGCTTCTTGCCAAATCTTGTAACTTATAGTTCATTAATCCATGGATGgtgtaaaactaaaaacataaataaggcTCTCTTTTTGTTGGGTGAGATGGTTAATAGTGGACTAAATCCAGATGTTGTCACTTGGAGCACTCTTATCGGGGGCTTTTGCAAAGCAGGGAAACCAGAAGCTGCCAAAGAATTGTTTTGTACAATGCATGAGCATGACCAACATCCCAATCTCCAAACATGTGCCATTATTTTGGATGGACTATTCAAGTGTCAATTTCATTCTGAGGCAATATCATTGTTTAGggagatggagaagatgaatttgGAACTTAATGTCGTAATATACAACATTGTTCTGGATGGAATGTGTAGTTTTGGAAAACTTAATGATGCACAAGAACTCTTTTCTTGTTTGCCAAGTAAAGgcataaaaattgatgttgttgctTATACTACAATGATTAAAGGTCTATGTAAAGAAGGACTATTGGATGATGCTGAAAACTTATTGATGAAAATGGAAGAGAATGGCTGTCTCCCGAACGAGTTCACTTATAATGTCTTTGTCCGAGGATTGCTGCAAAGATATGACATTTCAAGATCAACAAAATACCTTTTGCTAATGAAAGGCAAAGGTTTATCAGCAGATGCTACTACAACTGAATTGCTTATCAGCTACTTCTCtgctaataaagaaaatagtgCATTACATGTGTTTTTGCAGGAGTTTGTTTGA